In Brevibacterium zhoupengii, the following are encoded in one genomic region:
- a CDS encoding FUSC family protein → MQQNSRDQLPLLARRPDVVTDILQIVKTVIAATGAWWLSDNVLNSQMPFLAPWAALLTVHATVHRSLSRGAQSTIASTLGVALSFLIGNYLGVSIWTFALALLVGLAAARLPWIRDEGVAIATTGIFVLGSGFDSQQPFLGERILELCIGVAVGIVVNLLVIPPLRDQQAARYVDSINRRMGTMLVDMADELDDGWETADADDWFNETESMSEEMNSAWQSVRFARESQRANPRDRLRRKRTPSGEARDTQTSPKDASYENILQRVDEGISHLRHLTRTLREGSYEDGEWDTRFREQWTSIVRDAGRSIADPDAEVEPIFKRLEELSVNMAADDGLPERSWALYGSLIASMQHIAAIVDDVASAREARESS, encoded by the coding sequence ATGCAGCAGAACTCACGAGACCAGCTACCACTGCTGGCCAGACGCCCCGACGTCGTCACGGACATTCTCCAGATCGTCAAGACCGTCATCGCGGCCACCGGCGCGTGGTGGCTGTCGGACAATGTCCTCAACTCCCAGATGCCGTTCCTGGCTCCGTGGGCGGCGCTGCTGACAGTCCATGCCACCGTCCACCGCTCCCTGTCTCGCGGAGCACAGTCGACGATCGCCTCGACTCTCGGTGTTGCCTTGTCCTTCCTCATCGGCAACTACCTGGGGGTGAGCATCTGGACATTTGCTCTCGCGCTGCTGGTCGGTCTCGCTGCCGCGCGTCTGCCATGGATACGCGATGAAGGCGTGGCGATTGCGACAACAGGAATCTTCGTCCTCGGCAGCGGCTTCGACAGTCAGCAGCCCTTTCTCGGGGAACGGATCTTGGAACTCTGCATCGGTGTCGCCGTCGGCATCGTGGTCAACCTACTTGTGATTCCGCCGCTGCGGGATCAGCAGGCCGCGCGATACGTCGACAGCATCAACCGGCGCATGGGCACCATGCTCGTCGACATGGCAGATGAACTGGACGACGGCTGGGAAACCGCGGACGCCGATGACTGGTTCAATGAGACCGAGTCGATGAGCGAAGAGATGAACTCCGCATGGCAGTCGGTCAGGTTCGCTCGCGAGAGCCAACGAGCAAATCCGCGTGATCGTCTGCGTCGGAAGCGCACTCCATCGGGCGAGGCTCGAGACACTCAGACATCGCCGAAGGATGCCAGCTACGAGAATATCCTGCAGCGGGTGGACGAAGGCATCTCCCATCTGCGCCATCTCACGCGAACTCTGCGCGAGGGGTCCTATGAAGACGGCGAATGGGACACTCGCTTTCGCGAGCAGTGGACCTCGATCGTCCGCGACGCAGGCCGATCGATTGCCGACCCGGATGCGGAGGTCGAGCCGATCTTCAAACGCCTCGAAGAGCTGTCGGTGAACATGGCCGCCGATGACGGCCTCCCTGAGCGCTCCTGGGCTCTTTACGGGTCGCTTATCGCAAGCATGCAGCACATCGCCGCAATCGTCGACGACGTCGCCTCCGCACGTGAGGCACGCGAATCTAGCTGA
- a CDS encoding tyrosine-type recombinase/integrase, with translation MRYEVTQRREHGETSFCLRYRHFFKCYVLQAVLQMAVDDFLISRNPANGIKNLPDLAHRKNVYLTYEQVEKVAQAADDYHLRLQRGRYGFVIYLAAYMGLRRSESATLRPDDVELKDRRVRIRAAVSKNGREQSVGYPEFMHEQFRAISLKAEPEGLLIPDLAETKNQESWLLSVRKKAGLAESFVFQDLRHSAASFAVSAGASVKVVQNMLGHSSAAMTLDVYSDLFETDVDDVAQRINDRRETALNDRPTGGHRAVNDRG, from the coding sequence GTGCGCTACGAGGTCACGCAGCGTCGCGAGCATGGTGAGACTTCATTCTGTTTGAGGTACAGGCACTTCTTCAAGTGCTACGTCCTGCAGGCGGTCTTGCAAATGGCTGTGGACGACTTCCTCATCTCGCGTAACCCTGCCAACGGCATCAAAAACCTGCCCGACTTGGCACACCGGAAGAATGTGTATCTGACCTACGAGCAAGTCGAGAAGGTAGCCCAGGCTGCCGACGATTACCACTTGAGGCTACAGCGCGGCCGATATGGGTTCGTCATCTACCTCGCCGCCTACATGGGATTGCGGCGGAGTGAAAGCGCGACACTGAGACCCGACGATGTTGAACTCAAAGATCGCCGGGTGCGGATCCGCGCCGCAGTCTCAAAGAACGGTCGGGAACAATCCGTGGGTTATCCGGAGTTCATGCACGAGCAGTTCCGCGCAATCTCCCTCAAGGCCGAGCCGGAGGGGCTCCTGATCCCAGATCTAGCCGAGACGAAGAATCAGGAGTCGTGGCTCCTGAGCGTAAGGAAGAAAGCAGGGCTGGCCGAGAGTTTCGTGTTCCAAGATTTGCGCCACTCGGCGGCATCATTCGCGGTGTCTGCCGGCGCCTCGGTAAAGGTCGTGCAGAACATGCTTGGACACTCGTCTGCAGCCATGACGTTGGATGTGTACTCGGACCTGTTCGAGACTGACGTTGATGATGTCGCCCAGCGAATCAACGATCGGCGTGAGACGGCTCTCAACGATCGGCCGACGGGTGGACACCGGGCCGTAAATGATAGAGGATAG
- the nrdF gene encoding class 1b ribonucleoside-diphosphate reductase subunit beta, translating into METLENLTLASHVDAINWNRVVDPVDDDVWDRLTGNFWLPEKVPLSNDIPSWATLTEEEKTLTMRVFTGLTLLDTIQGTVGAISLIPDAVTPHEEAVMTNIAFMESVHAKSYSSIFSTLCSTKEIDEAFRWSRENTYLQSKADIILSYYRGDDPLKRKVASTLLESFLFYSGFYLPMYWSAHAKLTNTADLIRLIIRDEAVHGYYIGYKYQKGLESQSEERKQELKDYTMNLMFELYENEVAYTHDLYDSVGLAEDCKMFLHYNANKALMNLGYEAMFPKEVTEVNPAILAALSPNSDENHDFFSGSGSSYVIGKAENTEDDDWDF; encoded by the coding sequence ATGGAAACGTTGGAGAATCTGACTTTGGCCTCGCACGTCGACGCCATCAACTGGAACCGTGTCGTCGATCCCGTCGACGATGACGTCTGGGATCGCCTCACAGGAAACTTCTGGCTGCCTGAGAAGGTGCCGCTGAGCAATGACATCCCCTCGTGGGCGACACTCACCGAGGAGGAGAAGACGCTGACGATGCGCGTCTTCACCGGTCTGACTCTGCTCGATACGATTCAGGGCACTGTGGGTGCGATCTCTCTGATCCCGGATGCGGTCACGCCGCACGAGGAAGCAGTGATGACGAACATCGCATTCATGGAGAGCGTGCACGCGAAGTCCTACTCCTCGATCTTCTCGACCCTGTGCTCGACGAAGGAGATCGACGAGGCATTCCGTTGGTCGCGGGAGAACACCTACCTGCAGTCCAAGGCCGACATCATCCTCAGTTACTACCGTGGCGATGACCCGCTCAAGCGCAAGGTTGCCTCCACGCTGCTGGAATCGTTCCTCTTCTACTCCGGCTTCTACCTGCCCATGTACTGGTCTGCACACGCGAAGCTGACGAACACGGCGGACCTCATCCGCCTGATCATCCGCGACGAGGCTGTGCACGGTTACTACATCGGCTACAAGTACCAGAAGGGCCTGGAGTCACAGTCCGAAGAGCGCAAGCAGGAGCTCAAGGACTACACGATGAACCTCATGTTCGAGCTCTACGAGAACGAGGTCGCCTACACCCATGACCTCTACGACTCCGTGGGTCTGGCCGAGGACTGCAAGATGTTCCTCCACTACAACGCCAACAAGGCCCTGATGAACCTCGGGTATGAGGCGATGTTCCCGAAGGAGGTCACCGAGGTCAACCCGGCGATCCTCGCGGCTCTCTCGCCCAACAGCGACGAGAACCACGATTTCTTCTCCGGGTCCGGTTCCTCCTACGTCATCGGCAAGGCCGAGAACACGGAAGACGACGACTGGGACTTCTGA
- the nrdE gene encoding class 1b ribonucleoside-diphosphate reductase subunit alpha: protein MIREETDLDYHALNAMLNLYDQDGRIQFERDKQAARQYFLQHVNNNTVFFHDLKEKLDYLVEKEYYEPEVLDQYSFDFIEELSKHAYSAKFRFQTFLGAFKFYTSYTLKTFDGKRYLERFEDRVVMVALFLARGDETLAKQLVDEIIHGRFQPATPTFLNAGKKQRGELVSCFLLRIEDNMESIGRSINSALQLSKRGGGVAFALTNIRESGAPIKKIENQSSGVIPVMKLLEDSFSYANQLGARQGAGAVYLHAHHPDIYKFLDTKRENADEKIRIKTLSLGVVIPDITFELAKRNEDMYLFSPYDVERVYGMPFSDVNVTEKYEEMVDNAAIKKNKINAREFFQTLAEIQFESGYPYVMFEDTVNKANPIDGKIIMSNLCSEILQVSEPSKYDSDLGYDVVGKDISCNLGSLNIALTMDSSNFGQTIETAIRGLTAVAETSDIQSVPSIARGNDMSHAIGLGQMNLHGYLAREHIYYGSDEGLDFTNMYFYTVAYHCVRASMEIAKERQTAFAGFERSKYASGEYFDKYTDEVWEPRTQRVAEMFTEAGVHIPTQDDWRELKAAVAEHGIYNQNLQAVPPTGSISYINNSTSSIHPVASKVEIRKEGKIGRVYYPAPFMDNDNLKYYQDAYEIGYEKIIDTYAEATKHVDQGLSLTLFFMDTATTRDINKAQIYAWRKGIKTIYYIRLRQLALEGTEVDGCVSCML from the coding sequence ATCATCCGCGAAGAGACGGATCTTGACTACCATGCGCTCAACGCCATGCTGAACCTCTACGACCAGGATGGTCGCATCCAGTTCGAGCGTGACAAACAGGCTGCCAGGCAGTACTTCCTGCAGCATGTCAACAACAACACAGTCTTCTTCCATGACCTCAAGGAGAAGCTGGACTACCTCGTCGAGAAGGAATACTACGAGCCCGAAGTTCTCGATCAGTACTCCTTCGACTTTATCGAGGAGCTTTCGAAGCACGCCTATTCGGCTAAGTTCCGGTTCCAGACCTTCCTCGGTGCTTTCAAGTTCTACACCTCGTACACGCTGAAGACCTTTGACGGAAAGCGCTACCTCGAACGCTTCGAAGATCGCGTCGTCATGGTCGCACTGTTCCTTGCTCGCGGCGACGAGACCCTGGCTAAGCAGCTCGTCGACGAGATCATCCATGGTCGGTTCCAGCCGGCCACTCCGACCTTCCTCAACGCGGGAAAGAAGCAGCGCGGCGAGCTCGTCTCCTGCTTCCTGCTGCGCATCGAAGACAATATGGAGTCCATCGGCCGCTCCATCAACTCCGCTCTGCAGCTGTCCAAGCGCGGCGGCGGTGTGGCCTTCGCTCTGACCAACATCCGCGAGTCCGGTGCACCGATCAAGAAGATCGAGAACCAGTCCTCGGGTGTCATCCCCGTCATGAAGCTGCTCGAAGACTCCTTCTCCTACGCCAACCAGCTGGGCGCACGTCAGGGTGCCGGTGCCGTGTACCTCCACGCTCACCACCCCGACATCTACAAGTTCCTCGACACCAAGCGCGAGAACGCCGATGAGAAGATCCGGATCAAGACGCTGTCCTTGGGCGTTGTCATCCCGGACATCACCTTCGAACTGGCCAAGCGCAATGAGGACATGTACCTCTTCAGCCCGTATGACGTCGAACGTGTCTACGGCATGCCCTTCTCCGACGTCAACGTGACAGAGAAGTACGAGGAGATGGTCGACAACGCGGCCATCAAGAAGAACAAGATCAATGCACGCGAGTTCTTCCAGACCTTGGCAGAGATCCAGTTCGAGTCCGGATACCCCTACGTCATGTTCGAAGACACAGTGAACAAGGCGAACCCGATCGACGGCAAGATCATCATGTCGAACCTGTGCTCCGAGATCCTGCAGGTGTCCGAGCCCAGCAAGTACGACTCCGATCTCGGATACGACGTCGTCGGCAAGGACATTTCCTGCAACCTCGGCTCTCTCAACATCGCTCTGACGATGGACTCGTCCAACTTCGGGCAGACCATCGAGACTGCGATCCGCGGACTGACCGCTGTCGCTGAGACCTCTGACATCCAGTCGGTGCCCTCGATCGCCCGCGGCAATGACATGTCGCATGCTATCGGACTCGGCCAGATGAACCTCCACGGCTACCTTGCCCGTGAGCACATCTACTACGGTTCCGATGAGGGCCTCGACTTCACGAACATGTACTTCTACACCGTCGCCTACCACTGTGTGCGGGCATCGATGGAGATCGCGAAGGAACGTCAGACCGCCTTCGCCGGATTCGAGAGGTCGAAATACGCGAGCGGCGAATACTTCGACAAGTACACCGACGAAGTGTGGGAACCACGCACCCAGCGGGTGGCTGAGATGTTCACCGAAGCCGGTGTGCATATCCCCACTCAGGATGATTGGCGTGAGCTCAAGGCTGCAGTTGCCGAGCACGGCATCTACAACCAGAACCTGCAGGCCGTTCCGCCCACAGGATCGATCTCCTACATCAACAACTCGACCTCGTCGATCCACCCTGTGGCTTCGAAGGTTGAGATCCGCAAGGAGGGCAAGATCGGTCGGGTGTACTACCCGGCACCCTTCATGGACAACGACAACCTCAAGTACTACCAGGATGCCTACGAGATCGGCTACGAGAAGATCATCGACACCTACGCCGAGGCCACGAAGCACGTGGACCAGGGCCTGTCGCTGACCTTGTTCTTCATGGACACCGCAACGACTCGTGACATCAACAAAGCGCAGATCTACGCGTGGCGCAAGGGCATCAAGACCATCTACTACATCCGGTTGCGCCAGCTTGCGCTGGAGGGCACCGAGGTTGATGGCTGCGTTTCCTGCATGCTGTGA
- the nrdI gene encoding class Ib ribonucleoside-diphosphate reductase assembly flavoprotein NrdI, with the protein MLLVYYSSSSEYTDRFVSKLRHPSRRLPLLTKDETLAIDEPFVLVTPTYGAGPNRGAVPKQVIKFLNIESNRRHLVGVIGAGNTNFGEEYCRAARKVAAKCNVPVLYRVELLGTPEDVEAVNLGLDKLCASSLKTAM; encoded by the coding sequence ATGCTCCTGGTCTACTACTCGAGCAGCTCTGAGTACACCGACCGATTCGTCAGCAAGCTGCGGCACCCCTCACGCCGACTTCCCCTGCTGACAAAAGATGAGACGCTGGCGATCGACGAACCGTTCGTCCTTGTGACTCCCACCTACGGAGCCGGCCCCAACAGAGGCGCCGTCCCCAAGCAAGTGATCAAGTTCCTCAATATCGAATCGAATCGCCGCCACCTCGTCGGCGTCATCGGCGCCGGAAATACGAACTTCGGCGAAGAATACTGTCGCGCGGCACGCAAAGTGGCCGCGAAATGCAATGTACCCGTGCTGTACCGTGTCGAACTCCTCGGAACCCCAGAGGACGTCGAAGCAGTGAATTTAGGATTGGACAAACTGTGCGCGAGCTCGCTGAAGACCGCAATGTAG
- the nrdH gene encoding glutaredoxin-like protein NrdH: MITVYTKPSCVQCNATYRALDAKGLKYKSVDLSVDENALDVVKAMGYMQAPVVVTDNDHWSGFRPDKIATLAGEQTSVSVVA, from the coding sequence ATGATCACCGTGTACACCAAGCCATCTTGCGTCCAGTGCAACGCCACCTACCGTGCGCTCGATGCCAAGGGTCTGAAGTACAAGTCGGTCGATCTCAGTGTCGATGAGAACGCCTTGGATGTCGTCAAGGCCATGGGCTACATGCAGGCTCCCGTCGTTGTCACCGACAACGACCACTGGTCAGGTTTCCGTCCGGACAAGATCGCCACTCTGGCCGGCGAGCAGACCTCGGTTTCCGTTGTAGCCTGA
- a CDS encoding AAA family ATPase, producing MTATAPANTQEIAHAQSILKGLESYLDHFVVGQQRLRESLLIGLLSGGHLLLESVPGLAKTTAAAALANAVAGKFSRIQCTPDLLPADIIGSQIYNAQEGSFNTVLGPVHANIVLLDEINRSSAKTQSAMLEAMQEKQTTIGGQRFELPRPFLVMATQNPIEQEGTYQLPEAQLDRFMIKDLLTHPSPNEEMEILSRLDSGVFDRDSVPKPSCSLEDVETLQQYARTIYVDPSISRYLVELVHGTRNTTKYLGRLAPFIEYGASPRASIAFTNAGRSLAMIRGRNYVIPEDIKDLAHRILAHRIQLNFEAAAENITSAQVVDALLMAVPTP from the coding sequence ATGACGGCAACGGCACCCGCCAACACTCAAGAGATCGCGCATGCTCAATCGATTCTCAAAGGCTTGGAGTCCTATCTGGACCATTTCGTCGTCGGACAGCAGCGTTTGCGTGAGAGCCTGCTCATCGGTCTCCTCTCCGGTGGTCATCTGCTCCTGGAGAGTGTTCCTGGTCTAGCCAAGACGACTGCGGCAGCGGCGTTGGCCAATGCGGTGGCCGGAAAGTTCTCCCGCATCCAATGCACTCCCGATCTGCTGCCAGCCGACATCATCGGCTCACAGATCTACAACGCTCAGGAGGGCTCGTTCAATACGGTCTTGGGGCCCGTGCACGCCAACATCGTCCTCCTCGATGAGATCAACCGGTCCTCGGCGAAGACGCAGAGCGCCATGCTCGAGGCGATGCAGGAGAAACAGACCACGATCGGCGGCCAGCGGTTCGAACTTCCGCGTCCGTTCCTCGTCATGGCCACGCAGAACCCGATCGAACAGGAGGGGACCTACCAGCTTCCTGAGGCTCAGCTCGACCGGTTCATGATCAAAGATCTCCTCACCCATCCGAGTCCCAATGAGGAGATGGAGATCCTGTCCCGTCTCGATTCGGGTGTCTTCGACCGCGATTCCGTGCCTAAGCCTTCGTGCAGCCTCGAGGACGTGGAGACGCTGCAGCAGTATGCACGCACCATCTACGTCGACCCATCGATCAGCCGGTACCTCGTCGAACTAGTCCACGGCACCAGGAACACCACGAAGTACCTGGGCAGACTGGCCCCCTTCATCGAATACGGTGCCAGCCCTCGTGCCTCGATCGCTTTCACCAACGCTGGACGGTCCCTGGCGATGATCCGGGGCCGCAACTACGTCATCCCCGAAGACATCAAGGACCTGGCCCACCGGATTCTCGCTCACCGCATCCAGCTCAACTTCGAAGCTGCGGCCGAGAACATCACGAGCGCACAGGTCGTCGATGCCCTCCTCATGGCCGTCCCGACTCCCTGA
- a CDS encoding DUF58 domain-containing protein: MTALLNRIKARMTIHAHRRTRRLLDGDYSSVFHGHSLDFDDLRDYIPGDEIRDIDWKATARHSNPLVKRYVAHRRHILALVVDSSRNFDAITSAGVDKRQLAILMAGMTGYLAVRHGDDVMLVHGNSARTTASPRKGSEAHLENLLQQILAESGTDSDGSIDEQLQWIATHINHRMLVVVISDQAPLGPKEEATIKRLRAQHEVLWITITDADLAQLPTASAPFDVSRPDVGLPSSVMANPSVRAEFQAAEASRRQHRNDLLTKLGISHTEIAHPDQALGNLHTLLLRHRHGPR; this comes from the coding sequence ATGACTGCTCTGCTCAACCGGATCAAGGCGCGGATGACCATCCACGCGCACCGTCGAACCCGCCGGCTCCTCGACGGGGACTACTCCTCTGTCTTCCACGGACACAGCCTCGACTTCGATGACCTGCGTGACTACATCCCCGGCGACGAGATCCGCGACATCGACTGGAAGGCCACGGCTCGCCATTCGAACCCACTGGTCAAACGCTACGTCGCCCACCGCAGACACATTCTGGCACTGGTCGTCGACTCCTCTCGGAACTTCGACGCGATCACCTCGGCCGGAGTCGACAAACGGCAGCTGGCGATCCTCATGGCCGGAATGACCGGCTACCTTGCCGTACGCCACGGTGATGATGTGATGCTCGTCCATGGAAACTCAGCACGGACCACCGCCTCGCCTCGCAAGGGCAGCGAAGCCCACCTGGAGAACCTGCTGCAGCAGATCCTCGCCGAATCCGGCACCGACAGCGACGGTTCGATCGATGAGCAGCTGCAGTGGATCGCCACCCACATCAACCACCGGATGCTCGTCGTCGTCATCTCCGATCAAGCGCCCCTCGGCCCGAAGGAAGAGGCCACGATCAAACGTCTGCGCGCCCAGCACGAGGTCCTGTGGATCACGATCACCGACGCAGACCTTGCCCAACTGCCGACCGCCTCGGCGCCGTTCGACGTCTCACGACCGGACGTCGGCCTGCCATCATCCGTGATGGCCAACCCGAGCGTGCGCGCCGAGTTCCAGGCCGCCGAGGCTAGCCGCCGGCAGCACCGGAACGACCTGCTGACCAAGCTCGGGATCTCACACACCGAAATCGCCCACCCGGACCAGGCCCTGGGCAATCTCCACACTCTGCTGCTGAGGCACCGCCATGGGCCCCGCTGA
- a CDS encoding vWA domain-containing protein produces MVLMLWWLAIILLVLAAAAVFFFRRPKATASSLAVAHSARMTTLPSFRKAMRTRLLTTVAFLGVIALTGLSTLAGISRPAWVETVNPEKKLRDVMLCLDVSGSMLGYDADLLEAYQELVDRFDGERIGMTVFNSTAVSAFPLTDDYEMVQSYLEEAEEGFRTWGSEGTDYSWSTSPPNIGGSSLIGDGLVSCVDNFDRQDEDRSRSIVFATDNMLAGDPLFDLNEATDIAVESDVRVYSLSPPSVLANTQTKELKSVSDRTGGKQFDMGSASTIDRIVSEIQSQEAENTPGRSYTVVHDMPAVPLGIAVFGLAGVFVLAWRTKS; encoded by the coding sequence ATGGTCCTGATGCTCTGGTGGTTGGCGATCATCCTCCTCGTGCTGGCCGCGGCAGCGGTCTTCTTCTTCCGCAGGCCCAAGGCCACCGCCTCATCGCTTGCCGTGGCACACAGTGCGCGGATGACGACCCTGCCGAGTTTCCGCAAAGCCATGCGGACCCGTCTGCTCACGACGGTCGCCTTCCTCGGTGTCATCGCCCTCACCGGGTTGTCGACGTTGGCTGGGATCTCTCGGCCGGCTTGGGTTGAGACCGTCAACCCGGAGAAGAAGCTGCGCGACGTCATGCTCTGCCTCGATGTGTCCGGTTCAATGCTGGGATACGATGCCGATCTCCTCGAGGCCTATCAGGAGCTCGTCGACCGGTTCGACGGCGAACGCATCGGCATGACCGTGTTCAATTCCACCGCTGTCTCCGCGTTCCCGCTCACTGATGACTACGAGATGGTCCAGAGTTACCTTGAAGAAGCCGAAGAGGGTTTCCGCACCTGGGGTTCGGAAGGCACCGACTACTCATGGTCGACCTCACCGCCGAACATCGGCGGTTCCTCCCTCATCGGCGACGGTCTCGTCTCCTGCGTGGACAACTTCGATCGTCAGGATGAGGATCGTTCCCGCTCGATAGTCTTCGCCACCGACAACATGCTCGCCGGTGACCCGCTCTTCGACCTCAACGAGGCCACGGACATCGCGGTGGAGTCGGATGTCAGGGTCTACAGCCTCTCTCCCCCATCGGTGCTCGCGAACACGCAGACCAAAGAGCTGAAGTCAGTCTCCGATCGCACGGGAGGAAAGCAGTTCGACATGGGTTCGGCCTCGACGATCGATCGCATCGTCTCAGAGATCCAGAGCCAGGAGGCCGAGAACACTCCGGGCCGTTCCTACACCGTCGTCCATGACATGCCTGCTGTTCCTCTCGGGATCGCGGTCTTCGGCCTCGCCGGTGTCTTCGTTCTGGCGTGGAGGACGAAATCATGA
- a CDS encoding vWA domain-containing protein translates to MIFDPIFTWFGWGFLVLALLTVCIIPAVRGDGPRWKWFARMGIVAVLALALARPGIPIKSSTEEYEAAADVYFLVDTTTSMAAEDYDGDKTRLEGVKKDMLELAKQLPGTRLSIISFASTASTVMPLTTDHAAFASAVDVLSPEMSLNSNGSSITEAGAELDKRMKSNQEDRPENKSLVFYFGDGEQTAETSVDSWSSFASRIDDGAVFGYGTAQGGKMKEPQPFGYGSSPGDDPGLGDPQDPDGAGGSNGSADEYIRDGQGNPGISKIDETNLKQLATDLGVKYHHREGGASMSSVYSAPKYDQTLVKKDGRVTVDEYFWVPLILVFAWIAVEMVFGVRELLRLRTIAPTRRGGRP, encoded by the coding sequence ATGATCTTCGATCCCATCTTCACCTGGTTCGGCTGGGGCTTCCTCGTCCTCGCTCTGCTCACCGTATGCATCATTCCAGCTGTGCGCGGGGATGGTCCGCGTTGGAAATGGTTCGCGCGCATGGGCATCGTCGCCGTGCTCGCTCTGGCTTTGGCTCGCCCCGGCATTCCGATCAAATCCTCGACCGAGGAGTACGAGGCCGCAGCCGACGTCTACTTCCTCGTCGATACGACGACCTCGATGGCCGCTGAGGACTATGACGGTGACAAGACCCGCCTGGAAGGGGTGAAGAAGGACATGCTCGAGCTGGCCAAGCAGCTGCCCGGCACCAGACTGAGCATCATCTCGTTCGCCTCGACCGCTTCGACGGTCATGCCTCTGACGACCGACCATGCTGCGTTCGCCTCCGCCGTCGACGTCCTCAGCCCCGAGATGTCGTTGAACTCGAATGGCTCGTCCATCACCGAGGCGGGGGCTGAGTTGGACAAACGCATGAAGTCCAATCAGGAGGATCGTCCCGAGAACAAGAGCCTGGTCTTCTACTTCGGCGACGGTGAGCAGACGGCTGAGACCTCTGTCGACTCATGGTCATCCTTCGCCTCGCGCATCGATGATGGCGCGGTGTTCGGATACGGAACCGCGCAGGGCGGGAAGATGAAGGAACCCCAGCCCTTCGGCTACGGATCCTCTCCCGGAGATGATCCCGGCCTCGGCGACCCCCAAGACCCTGACGGTGCTGGCGGGTCCAACGGATCAGCCGACGAGTACATTCGCGACGGGCAGGGCAATCCCGGGATCTCGAAGATCGATGAGACGAACCTCAAACAGTTGGCGACTGATCTCGGCGTGAAATACCACCATCGTGAGGGCGGGGCCTCGATGTCGAGCGTCTACTCGGCCCCGAAGTACGATCAGACTCTGGTGAAGAAGGATGGCCGCGTCACCGTCGACGAATACTTCTGGGTCCCCCTGATCCTCGTGTTCGCATGGATCGCAGTCGAAATGGTGTTCGGGGTCCGCGAACTTCTGCGGCTGCGTACCATCGCCCCCACACGGCGAGGAGGTCGGCCATGA
- a CDS encoding tetratricopeptide repeat protein, which produces MNRITRTWSTMRRLSRINIIIGSVLLLVFGYVAVTLYFGAASQVRYSSNDFPGAKKASTAFLTLSPVQRHIGYYNRGTAEAAVGDFEPARDDLESALEIAPVRDECAVRINLSYVYEKLADEAAGQEPEKSDELYEQSLKTLEDAPKECQPKKSEEQQKSDEAKKRVEDKKAGEKSKQEGSEGEDSESSESDDQKNGDSGDDSKKKDEKEGSGEGEEKSDDSGEKSEEEQKRERLRKRGEDSEREQQQQGPGGEGGRSAPDKPW; this is translated from the coding sequence ATGAACCGGATCACACGCACCTGGTCGACGATGCGCAGGTTGTCTCGCATCAACATCATCATCGGGTCCGTCCTGCTGCTCGTCTTCGGCTATGTGGCTGTGACCCTCTATTTCGGGGCCGCCTCACAGGTACGCTATTCGTCGAATGACTTCCCCGGAGCGAAGAAGGCATCGACCGCCTTCCTCACACTCAGTCCGGTCCAACGCCACATCGGCTACTACAATCGCGGCACCGCGGAGGCAGCAGTCGGCGATTTCGAACCGGCGCGAGACGACCTCGAGTCGGCTCTCGAGATTGCTCCCGTCCGTGACGAGTGCGCCGTACGAATCAACCTGTCCTATGTCTACGAGAAACTCGCCGACGAAGCCGCGGGGCAGGAACCAGAGAAGTCGGATGAGCTCTACGAACAGTCACTGAAGACCTTGGAGGATGCTCCGAAGGAATGCCAGCCGAAGAAGAGCGAAGAGCAGCAGAAGAGCGACGAGGCGAAGAAACGCGTCGAGGACAAGAAGGCCGGAGAGAAGTCGAAGCAGGAAGGGTCCGAAGGCGAGGACTCAGAGAGTTCCGAGAGCGATGATCAGAAGAACGGCGACTCCGGAGATGACTCGAAGAAGAAGGACGAGAAAGAGGGCTCTGGCGAAGGCGAAGAGAAGTCCGATGACTCCGGAGAGAAGTCCGAGGAGGAGCAGAAGCGCGAGAGGCTGCGCAAGCGCGGCGAGGACTCAGAACGTGAACAGCAACAGCAGGGACCTGGCGGTGAGGGAGGTCGTTCGGCCCCGGACAAACCCTGGTGA